The following proteins are co-located in the Halarcobacter sp. genome:
- a CDS encoding DegT/DnrJ/EryC1/StrS aminotransferase family protein, translating into MKDISFYQSSIGEEELSQIKSVLELNKDNNKVVEFEDNIANFVGAKYAVATCNATAAIHLALSAIKLKRGDKILMSVNSFVNVPEVVRHFDAEPIFIDINTEDMNIDVNKFEKALAENKTKKLRGAIITFVAGQTPDLDRIYDIAEKYGIILIEDATCALGVTYNDETVGSLRADMTIFSTNPSNGKYSVSRSGVIVTNNEEIAERAKLLRTHAITTTYDDFGNLDYIYDVVDIGHKYDISELDAAFSLAQLKKTNKFIKRRKEIAKIYKDRLTGIKHVTIPSHKDEHIFTHFIIKISRNRDAFARALRERGIATGLNYIPLHLLSYYKHKYSIKITEFSSALTSYQQILSIPMYPGLTDEEVNYICDQIIEIATDWV; encoded by the coding sequence ATGAAAGATATATCTTTTTATCAATCATCAATAGGTGAAGAAGAGTTAAGTCAGATTAAGTCAGTATTAGAGCTGAACAAAGATAATAACAAAGTTGTTGAGTTTGAAGACAATATTGCTAACTTTGTAGGTGCAAAATATGCTGTAGCTACTTGTAATGCTACTGCTGCAATCCATTTAGCTTTGAGTGCAATAAAACTTAAAAGAGGGGACAAGATTTTAATGTCTGTTAACTCTTTTGTAAATGTACCTGAAGTTGTTAGACATTTTGATGCAGAGCCAATTTTTATAGATATCAATACAGAAGATATGAATATTGATGTTAATAAGTTTGAAAAAGCACTTGCAGAAAATAAAACAAAAAAATTAAGAGGTGCAATAATTACTTTCGTTGCAGGACAAACTCCTGATCTAGATAGAATTTATGATATTGCAGAAAAATATGGAATCATACTTATAGAAGATGCAACTTGTGCTTTAGGTGTAACTTATAATGATGAAACTGTAGGAAGCTTAAGAGCTGATATGACAATCTTCTCTACAAATCCATCAAATGGTAAATACTCAGTAAGTAGATCTGGTGTTATTGTTACAAACAATGAAGAGATAGCAGAACGAGCAAAACTACTTAGAACACATGCTATTACTACTACATATGATGATTTTGGTAACTTAGATTATATCTATGATGTAGTTGATATTGGTCATAAATATGATATTTCAGAGTTAGATGCTGCATTTTCACTAGCTCAACTTAAAAAAACAAACAAGTTTATCAAAAGAAGAAAAGAGATTGCAAAAATCTATAAAGATAGATTAACTGGAATTAAACATGTAACTATACCATCACACAAAGATGAGCATATTTTTACACACTTTATAATCAAAATCTCTAGAAACAGAGATGCTTTTGCTAGAGCTTTAAGAGAAAGAGGAATTGCAACAGGATTAAACTATATTCCACTTCATCTTTTATCTTATTATAAACACAAATATTCTATTAAAATTACTGAATTTAGTTCAGCATTAACTTCATATCAACAAATATTATCGATACCTATGTATCCAGGTTTAACAGATGAAGAGGTTAATTATATTTGCGATCAAATTATTGAAATAGCTACTGATTGGGTATAA
- a CDS encoding (2Fe-2S)-binding protein, which yields MAKSFPHSFEVCKCRGVTLGEIIFSIKENGADSIEKIGELTDAGTCCKCCQSSDKDIGVEKMELYLEQIVNKFVK from the coding sequence ATGGCTAAGAGTTTTCCTCATTCTTTTGAAGTTTGCAAATGTAGAGGTGTAACATTGGGAGAGATAATCTTTTCAATAAAAGAGAATGGTGCTGATTCAATTGAAAAAATTGGAGAGTTAACAGATGCTGGCACATGTTGTAAATGTTGTCAAAGTTCAGATAAAGACATTGGTGTAGAAAAAATGGAACTTTATTTAGAACAAATAGTAAATAAGTTTGTAAAGTAA
- a CDS encoding (2Fe-2S)-binding protein has protein sequence MIENFKHDYEVCNCKKVTLGELITSINTNKIKTLGQIQDFTTAGTDCRHCIFPETDFGKIKKEIYLKDILKEVIDG, from the coding sequence TTGATAGAAAATTTTAAACATGATTATGAAGTTTGCAATTGTAAAAAAGTAACTTTAGGTGAACTTATAACTTCTATCAATACAAATAAAATCAAGACTTTAGGTCAAATACAAGATTTTACAACAGCTGGTACAGATTGTAGGCATTGTATTTTTCCTGAAACAGATTTTGGAAAAATAAAAAAAGAGATATATTTAAAAGATATCTTAAAAGAGGTAATAGATGGCTAA